A genomic window from Deinococcus aetherius includes:
- a CDS encoding response regulator transcription factor, giving the protein MATVLIVDDDPAILEVLTAYLLAEGHSVETEEDGLAALPLLARADVAILDWMLPGMTGVELTAYARREHPQLPVLLLTARGEEEDRLRGLNAGADDYVVKPFSPREVVARVRALLRRAGVTERIESGPLALNLKSRVVTLHGQPVTLSRTEFDLLATLAQHPGLVWSRERLMERVWGPDYPGVTRVVDVHITAVRRKLGDDADAPTFIETVRGLGYRFRED; this is encoded by the coding sequence GTGGCCACGGTGTTGATCGTGGACGACGACCCGGCGATTCTGGAGGTGCTCACCGCGTACCTGCTGGCAGAGGGCCACAGCGTGGAGACCGAGGAAGACGGCCTCGCGGCGTTGCCGCTGCTCGCCCGGGCGGACGTGGCCATCCTGGACTGGATGCTGCCCGGGATGACGGGGGTGGAACTCACCGCCTACGCCCGGCGCGAACACCCCCAGTTGCCGGTACTCCTCCTGACCGCCCGGGGGGAAGAGGAAGACCGCCTCAGGGGTCTGAACGCCGGGGCGGACGATTACGTCGTCAAGCCCTTCAGTCCCCGCGAGGTGGTGGCCCGTGTGCGCGCCCTCCTGCGTCGGGCGGGAGTGACCGAGCGCATCGAGTCCGGGCCATTGGCCCTGAACCTCAAGAGCCGCGTCGTCACGCTGCACGGCCAGCCGGTGACGCTCTCGCGCACCGAGTTCGACCTGCTCGCCACCCTCGCGCAGCATCCCGGCCTGGTCTGGTCGCGCGAGCGGCTGATGGAGCGGGTGTGGGGCCCAGACTACCCGGGGGTGACCCGGGTGGTGGACGTGCACATCACCGCCGTGCGCCGCAAACTGGGGGACGACGCGGACGCGCCCACCTTCATCGAGACGGTGCGCGGGCTGGGCTACCGCTTCCGGGAGGACTGA
- a CDS encoding sensor histidine kinase, with protein MRLFPRLLLNHLMCVVVTSAVLLAAAELAAQPFIGHHVDAMVRLIGPQGGGLRGDLTHGMRDTLTRALLAALPLALLVATGIAWVSARRVTASVRTLQSGSGAIASGEYARRLPEGGQDELADLARSFNTMAGALERVEQTRVEMIGNVAHELRTPVSAVRGYAEAAQDGILPAGQALDAIAREVAGMERLVHDLSLVSRVEAGRLDLSVVDVSLTDLLSQAQDRFALAFEDRRVTLQVDPPPEPLTVRADPERAQQVLANLLRNALRHTPPGGTVRVSGRAEGAGAAVSVTDTGSGIAPEHLDRVFERFFRADAARTRGEGSGVGLTIARGLARAMGGDLSVRSVPGQGSTFTWTVPLHQPAPGPRPD; from the coding sequence GTGCGCCTGTTTCCCCGCCTGCTGCTCAACCACCTGATGTGCGTGGTGGTCACCTCCGCCGTGCTGCTGGCGGCGGCCGAGCTCGCCGCGCAGCCCTTCATCGGGCACCACGTGGACGCGATGGTCCGGTTGATCGGCCCGCAGGGGGGCGGGCTGCGCGGGGACCTGACCCACGGCATGCGGGACACCCTGACCCGGGCCCTGCTCGCGGCCCTGCCGCTCGCCCTGCTGGTCGCCACCGGGATCGCCTGGGTGTCCGCCCGTCGCGTCACCGCGTCGGTGCGCACCCTGCAGTCGGGCAGCGGCGCCATCGCCAGCGGGGAGTACGCCCGGCGACTGCCCGAGGGGGGGCAGGATGAACTCGCGGATCTCGCGCGCAGCTTCAACACGATGGCGGGGGCCCTCGAGCGGGTCGAGCAAACGCGGGTCGAGATGATCGGGAACGTCGCGCACGAGCTGCGCACCCCCGTCAGCGCGGTGCGCGGCTACGCCGAGGCGGCCCAGGACGGCATCCTGCCCGCCGGGCAGGCCCTGGACGCCATCGCCCGGGAGGTGGCGGGGATGGAGCGGCTGGTGCACGACCTGAGCCTGGTGAGCCGGGTGGAGGCTGGGCGGCTGGACCTGAGCGTGGTGGACGTGTCACTGACCGACCTGCTGAGCCAGGCCCAGGACCGTTTTGCACTGGCCTTCGAGGACCGCAGGGTCACGTTGCAGGTGGACCCGCCCCCGGAGCCCCTGACTGTCCGGGCGGACCCCGAGCGGGCGCAGCAGGTCCTCGCCAATCTGCTGCGCAACGCCCTGCGGCACACTCCGCCCGGCGGGACGGTGCGGGTGTCCGGCCGGGCCGAGGGGGCAGGAGCAGCCGTGTCCGTCACCGACACGGGCAGCGGCATCGCTCCCGAGCACCTCGACCGGGTGTTCGAGCGCTTCTTCCGGGCGGACGCCGCTCGAACGCGGGGAGAGGGAAGCGGGGTGGGCCTGACCATCGCCCGCGGTCTGGCCCGGGCCATGGGGGGAGATCTGAGTGTCCGCTCGGTGCCCGGACAGGGCAGCACCTTCACCTGGACGGTTCCGCTGCACCAACCGGCGCCCGGTCCGCGTCCGGACTGA
- a CDS encoding heavy metal translocating P-type ATPase has protein sequence MTTSRSQLEYFVDGMDCASCVQKVERMVGGLPGTGEVKTSFNRQTLSLALDEHQTPRATLEQNLQALGYTPSLLNPPAAPGSPVAHKGHDHEHGDHDHAGHGHVHEAPKPGQPWYATGQGKLVVTSGVLLALAWLFGFVEPQFATFGYIAATVIGVWPLARKAYASARFGDPFSINMLVSLAAVGAVLIGQAAEGAVVVFFFAVGELLEGAAGRARAGIQALAALAPKTALLLKNGQTREVPADSLAVGQIVQVNPGARVPADGTILSGTSSLDDSPVTGESVPVVKSAGNTVYAGSINTDGVLTVRVDKAASDNTIARIIHMVEEAEGSKAPTARFIDRFSRSYTPGVVAVSALVALIPPLFFGTAWSPWLYKGIALLLIGCPCALVLSVPAAITSGISAGTRRGLLIKGGAALESIGSVKTIAFDKTGTLTAGKPRVTDVIGQDRNEVLRLAAAVESGSSHPLAKAITDAAKGAGLTLPPAVDAQAIPGKAVTAIVEGRALSVSSPRHAATLATLPADLQATVSRFEEQGRTAVVLLDGTTPLGVIAIRDEPRSDARDALAQLRSLGVKTVMLTGDNARTGQAIGRNLGLDVQADLLPEDKLRVIADLKARGGVAMVGDGINDAPALAQSDVGIAMGGGTDVALETADAALLGERVTGVADLVRLSRATMQNIKWNIAFALGLKLIFLVTTLLGYTNLWMAILADTGATALVTANALRLLRWKGEGGPRSSTPATVPVPQHG, from the coding sequence ATGACGACCTCCCGTTCTCAGCTCGAATACTTCGTGGACGGCATGGACTGCGCGAGCTGCGTGCAGAAGGTCGAGCGGATGGTCGGTGGCCTCCCAGGCACCGGCGAAGTCAAGACCAGCTTCAACAGGCAAACGCTCAGCCTGGCCCTGGACGAGCACCAGACCCCTCGCGCCACCCTGGAACAGAACCTCCAGGCCCTCGGCTACACCCCCTCGCTGCTGAACCCGCCTGCGGCTCCGGGATCGCCGGTCGCCCACAAGGGCCACGACCATGAGCACGGGGACCATGACCACGCGGGGCACGGACACGTCCATGAAGCGCCGAAGCCCGGCCAGCCCTGGTACGCCACCGGGCAGGGCAAGCTGGTCGTCACCTCCGGCGTGCTGCTGGCCCTCGCCTGGCTGTTCGGCTTTGTGGAACCCCAGTTCGCCACCTTCGGGTATATCGCCGCGACCGTGATCGGCGTGTGGCCGCTGGCGAGAAAAGCCTATGCGAGTGCTCGTTTCGGCGACCCCTTCTCTATCAACATGCTCGTCAGCCTCGCTGCTGTCGGGGCCGTGCTGATCGGTCAGGCTGCGGAGGGCGCCGTGGTCGTGTTCTTCTTTGCGGTCGGTGAGCTGCTGGAGGGCGCGGCGGGTCGGGCGAGGGCGGGCATTCAGGCGCTGGCTGCCCTCGCCCCCAAGACGGCCCTGCTGCTAAAGAACGGGCAGACCCGTGAGGTGCCCGCCGATTCGCTCGCCGTCGGGCAGATCGTGCAGGTCAACCCGGGCGCCCGCGTCCCTGCGGACGGAACCATCCTCTCCGGCACCTCCAGCCTCGACGACAGCCCCGTCACCGGCGAGAGTGTCCCGGTGGTCAAGAGCGCCGGGAACACCGTCTACGCGGGCAGCATCAACACGGACGGGGTGCTGACCGTGCGGGTGGACAAGGCCGCGAGCGACAACACCATCGCCCGGATCATCCACATGGTCGAGGAGGCAGAAGGAAGTAAGGCGCCCACCGCGCGGTTCATCGACCGCTTCAGCCGGTCCTACACGCCCGGCGTGGTGGCGGTTTCCGCGCTGGTGGCGTTGATTCCCCCCCTCTTCTTTGGGACTGCGTGGTCTCCCTGGCTCTACAAGGGGATCGCCCTGCTGCTGATCGGCTGCCCCTGCGCCCTCGTGCTGAGTGTGCCCGCCGCGATCACCAGCGGCATCAGCGCGGGGACTCGGCGTGGCCTGCTGATCAAGGGCGGCGCCGCCCTGGAAAGTATTGGCAGCGTCAAGACCATCGCGTTCGACAAGACGGGCACCCTGACCGCCGGGAAGCCGCGGGTGACCGACGTGATCGGCCAGGACCGGAACGAGGTGCTGCGCCTCGCCGCCGCCGTGGAATCCGGGAGCAGTCATCCGCTGGCCAAGGCGATCACCGACGCCGCGAAGGGGGCGGGCCTGACCCTGCCTCCTGCGGTGGACGCGCAGGCCATCCCTGGCAAAGCGGTCACCGCCATCGTCGAGGGACGTGCCCTCAGCGTCTCCTCGCCCCGGCACGCCGCCACCCTGGCGACCCTGCCCGCTGATCTCCAGGCCACCGTCTCACGTTTCGAGGAACAGGGCCGCACCGCTGTCGTGCTGCTGGATGGGACGACGCCGCTGGGCGTCATCGCCATCCGCGACGAACCGCGTTCCGATGCCAGGGACGCCCTCGCGCAGCTCCGGTCCCTGGGCGTGAAGACGGTCATGCTCACCGGGGACAACGCCCGCACCGGACAGGCCATCGGACGTAACCTGGGCCTGGACGTGCAGGCGGACCTCCTGCCCGAGGACAAGCTGCGCGTGATTGCCGACCTCAAGGCGCGGGGCGGCGTGGCGATGGTCGGCGACGGGATCAACGACGCGCCTGCCCTCGCCCAGTCCGACGTGGGCATTGCGATGGGCGGCGGGACCGACGTGGCCCTGGAGACCGCCGACGCCGCCCTGCTGGGCGAGCGCGTGACCGGCGTGGCGGACCTCGTGCGGCTGTCACGCGCCACCATGCAGAACATCAAGTGGAATATCGCCTTCGCCCTGGGCCTCAAATTGATCTTCCTGGTCACCACCCTGCTGGGCTACACCAACCTCTGGATGGCGATTCTGGCCGACACTGGGGCCACCGCCCTCGTGACCGCCAACGCCCTACGTCTGCTGCGCTGGAAGGGCGAGGGCGGCCCGCGCTCCTCCACTCCCGCCACCG
- a CDS encoding DUF2171 domain-containing protein, with protein sequence MTMGLQIQEHMPVICADGHQHGEVDRVDGEYLKLTKDDSGTHHWLPLSVVDHVDQHVHLKLNHEQLHQQWLSEDPHPEHRQ encoded by the coding sequence ATGACGATGGGATTACAGATTCAGGAGCACATGCCGGTGATTTGCGCGGATGGGCACCAGCACGGCGAGGTAGACCGGGTGGACGGGGAGTATCTCAAGCTGACCAAGGACGACTCCGGGACCCATCACTGGTTGCCTCTGAGCGTGGTGGATCACGTGGATCAGCATGTGCACCTGAAGCTGAACCACGAGCAGCTACACCAGCAGTGGTTGAGTGAGGACCCCCACCCCGAACACCGGCAGTAA